The following are from one region of the Nymphaea colorata isolate Beijing-Zhang1983 chromosome 7, ASM883128v2, whole genome shotgun sequence genome:
- the LOC116257085 gene encoding uncharacterized protein LOC116257085 codes for MSKILLRLLQFFHPTFFFCFSSFLICKCFQSILFRNSFERVPQESESQDGSSDISIEENSAREEDLIADVLNGETLLFLPYKVDGRGAIDEICEVNKAHEVICNSDSISPEEYNPKDADDEKCEETKTDAKEERKETQIEENEVPRKPKELEEKQIKENEVPRKPEELEEKNDGDNGEENGRPRKLELEVRDGGVSGEERKDGFMAMEDGASGEERKDGFMAMVQFTAETTSKSSWEWRSSTNYRDSEMEDLYSSSSSSSADSLFIKKYDEEMMFYDKISAQKLQETESFRMMNPLPRSVSKRIMINLRGYLEETPRLREDVRNPQQELEAAYVAQICLTWEALNWNYKNFKKLMAGKEDAEFGYYAHVAQQFQQFQVLLQQFIEIEPYEHGRRPEIYARTRISSSKLLQVPELRESNVEGEATEETKISTAELLELMEESIRIFMEFLKAEKEDKCVIFRRLCRRLRRSAYNSRIRAIRKAAHKKRKELKEMLRRRRYFTRRLKLKSADQFEVLLALIDVKVVLRVLKTARLNEEQLHWCEQKINKLRVDKDKIQRDSCPLFYPCR; via the exons AtgtcaaaaatattattaaggCTACTCCAATTTTTCCATCCcactttcttcttctgtttctcctccttcctgATCTGCAAGTGTTTCCAATCAATCCTCTTCCGAAACAGCTTCGAAAG GGTTCCTCAAGAAAGTGAATCACAAGATGGGAGTTCGGACATCTCAATTGAAGAGAACTCAGCGAGGGAAGAAGATCTTATTGCAGACGTTCTCAATGGGGAGACTCTGTTGTTCTTGCCTTACAAAGTTGACGGAAGAGGAGCAATTGATGAGATATGCGAAGTGAATAAGGCCCATGAAGTTATCTGCAACTCTGATTCGATCTCCCCTGAAGAATATAATCCTAAGGATGCAGATGACGAGAAGTGTGAGGAGACGAAAACGGATGCTaaggaggagagaaaggagacacaaattgaagaaaatgaagtgCCAAGAAAGCCAAAGGAGcttgaagagaaacaaattaaagaaaatgaagtgCCAAGAAAGCCAGAGGAGCTTGAAGAGAAGAATGATGGAGATAATGGTGAAGAAAATGGAAGGCCAAGAAAGCTAGAGCTTGAAGTGAGGGACGGTGGAGTAAGCGgtgaagaaaggaaagatgGATTCATGGCAATGGAAGATGGAGCAAGCGgtgaagaaaggaaagatgGGTTCATGGCAATGGTGCAGTTTACTGCAGAGACAACGTCGAAGAGCTCATGGGAATGGAGAAGCTCCACCAACTACAGGGATTCAGAGATGGAAGATCTAtattcttcctcttcctcttcttctgctgATTCTTTGTTCATCAAAAAGTATGACGAAGAGATGATGTTTTATGACAAAATTAGTGCCCAGAAATTACAAGAAACAG AATCCTTCAGAATGATGAACCCATTGCCAAGATCAGTGTCAAAGAGAATAATGATCAACTTGAGAGGATATTTAGAAGAGACACCGAGGCTCAGGGAGGACGTTAGGAATCCACAGCAAGAACTTGAAGCCGCTTATGTTGCCCAAATTTGCTTGACGTGGGAAGCTCTTAACTGGAACTACAAGAACTTCAAGAAGCTGATGGCAGGCAAGGAAGATGCAGAGTTCGGCTACTACGCTCATGTTGCTCAGCAGTTTCAGCAATTTCAAGTCCTGTTGCAGCAGTTTATAGAGATCGAGCCTTATGAGCATGGCCGCCGACCGGAAATTTATGCAAGAACGAGGATTTCCAGTTCGAAATTGCTTCAAGTTCCTGAACTTAGAG AAAGCAATGTGGAAGGTGAGGCCACCGAGGAGACAAAGATCTCGACAGCAGAACTCCTTGAGTTGATGGAAGAATCAATCAGGATTTTCATGGAATTTCTCAAGGCAGAAAAAGAGGACAAATGTGTCATCTTCAGGAGATTGTGCCGGAGGTTGCGTAGGTCTGCGTATAATTCGCGTATTCGAGCCATAAGGAAAGCTGCCCACAAG AAGAGAAAGGAGCTGAAGGAGATGCTGAGAAGGCGGAGATACTTCACAAGAAGATTAAAGCTGAAAAGCGCAGACCAGTTTGAAGTTCTGTTGGCCTTGATAGATGTCAAAGTGGTGTTAAGGGTTTTGAAGACGGCACGACTCAACGAAGAACAGTTACATTGGTGCGAGCAGAAGATCAACAAATTGAGGGTGGACAAGGACAAAATACAGAGAGATTCCTGCCCATTGTTCTATCCTTGTAGGTGA
- the LOC116257991 gene encoding F-box protein At5g46170-like: MLSDTTEVGRAARPSPSMVDHFDRLPESLLLLVLNRLGDVKALGRCSAVSKRFSSLVPLVESVVVRVDCVISGDDDDPAASIAAPASSSSATTAASSAGSKPRGVVAHLFKLLLSSIILRPIQVIQQLIGLKRVILAEVSHHSPGEVLRCFTELRRLRIELPGGELGVDRGALLKWKAEFGSSLESCVILGATSFRRCDDSEAEESDSADSERDPNYGTDDQGSIPESFYTNGGLKLRVVWTITSLIAASARHYLLQQIVAEHPTLESLVLTDVDGQGMLCMGKEQLTEFRRSPIAPSTSSANRTQVPALNMKLWYAPRLKLASGYVMEGATLVAIRPIDWPIKKETTEAFIASAFDEPFGEAARAMVKRRTYLLEMNPF, from the coding sequence ATGCTGTCGGATACGACCGAAGTTGGGAGGGCTGCGCGGCCGTCGCCGTCCATGGTGGACCACTTCGACCGGCTGCCCGagtccctcctcctcctcgtcctcAACCGCCTCGGCGACGTCAAGGCCCTAGGCCGCTGCTCCGCCGTCTCCAAGCGCTTCTCATCCCTCGTCCCCCTCGTCGAGTCCGTCGTCGTCCGCGTTGACTGCGTCATTTCCGGCGACGACGACGACCCCGCCGCCTCCATTGCCGCCCCGGCTTCTTCGTCGTCTGCCACGACGGCCGCCTCCTCCGCGGGTTCCAAGCCCCGGGGGGTCGTCGCTCACCTGTTCAAGCTCCTCCTCAGCAGCATCATCCTCCGTCCGATCCAGGTAATCCAGCAGCTGATCGGCCTCAAGAGGGTCATCCTCGCCGAGGTCTCGCACCACTCTCCTGGGGAGGTCCTCCGGTGCTTCACCGAGCTCCGGCGGCTCCGGATCGAGCTTCCTGGCGGCGAACTTGGCGTCGACCGGGGGGCACTTCTCAAGTGGAAGGCCGAGTTTGGGAGCTCGCTTGAGAGCTGCGTCATCCTCGGAGCCACGTCCTTCCGACGGTGCGACGACAGCGAGGCGGAGGAGTCCGACTCTGCCGACAGCGAGAGAGACCCCAATTACGGCACTGACGATCAGGGCAGCATCCCGGAGTCGTTCTACACCAATGGAGGGCTGAAGCTGCGCGTCGTGTGGACGATCACCTCGTTGATTGCCGCCTCCGCACGGCATTACCTTCTCCAGCAGATCGTCGCCGAGCACCCAACGCTCGAAAGCCTAGTCCTTACGGACGTCGACGGGCAGGGGATGCTCTGTATGGGGAAGGAGCAGCTCACGGAGTTCCGAAGGTCGCCGATCGCGCCGTCGACGTCCTCGGCGAACAGGACGCAGGTTCCGGCTTTGAACATGAAGCTGTGGTATGCCCCTCGCCTCAAGCTGGCGTCTGGTTACGTGATGGAGGGTGCTACCCTCGTCGCGATTAGGCCAATAGATTGGCCGATCAAGAAGGAGACAACGGAAGCATTCATTGCGAGTGCCTTCGATGAGCCCTTCGGAGAAGCTGCAAGAGCCATGGTAAAGAGGAGAACTTACCTTCTGGAGATGAACCCATTTTGA